In Acidianus brierleyi, one genomic interval encodes:
- a CDS encoding ABC transporter ATP-binding protein, with protein sequence MSFSTFLETRNLSVSYYMERTKIPAVKDVSFSMEKGEILGIIGESGSGKSTLAKAILRAIKPPGKIEPSSKIFFKGRELLSMKETDFKKEILWKSISYVPQASQNSLNNTMRVIDHFYDTAYSHGLSKEKVTEKALELLKMVKLDPERVARAYPFQLSGGMKQRVLIALSLLLDPDLVIMDEAVSSLDVATQRYILEIIKDINKNIGTSIIFITHDISISAYLSTDILVLYAGELMEEGKAEAVIKTPLHPYTADLISSVPSIGGSMQNIRPIKEGQPSLVGCPFNARCNKLMDYCKLNHPEVYDVNGRKVRCFLYGNNKDK encoded by the coding sequence ATGAGCTTCTCTACTTTTTTGGAAACAAGGAATTTATCTGTTTCCTATTATATGGAGAGAACAAAAATTCCTGCAGTTAAGGATGTAAGCTTTAGTATGGAAAAAGGAGAGATTTTAGGAATTATAGGAGAAAGCGGATCAGGAAAGTCAACCTTAGCTAAGGCAATTTTAAGAGCAATAAAGCCTCCTGGAAAAATAGAGCCTAGTTCCAAAATATTTTTTAAGGGAAGAGAATTACTTTCAATGAAGGAAACAGACTTCAAAAAGGAAATTCTTTGGAAATCTATATCCTATGTTCCTCAAGCTTCTCAGAATTCTTTAAATAATACTATGAGGGTTATTGATCATTTTTATGACACAGCGTATTCTCACGGCTTAAGCAAAGAAAAGGTTACTGAAAAAGCGTTAGAACTTCTTAAAATGGTAAAACTCGATCCAGAAAGAGTAGCTAGGGCTTATCCTTTTCAATTAAGTGGAGGAATGAAACAAAGGGTTCTCATAGCTTTAAGCCTCTTACTTGATCCAGATCTAGTAATAATGGATGAAGCAGTAAGTTCTTTAGACGTGGCAACTCAAAGGTATATCCTTGAAATAATTAAGGACATTAATAAGAACATAGGAACGTCAATAATTTTTATTACGCACGATATTTCAATTTCTGCGTATCTCTCAACTGATATTCTAGTTTTATATGCAGGAGAATTAATGGAAGAAGGTAAGGCTGAAGCTGTAATAAAAACTCCTTTACATCCTTATACTGCTGATCTCATAAGTTCAGTTCCTTCGATAGGGGGATCTATGCAAAATATTAGACCAATAAAGGAAGGTCAACCTTCACTAGTCGGATGTCCTTTTAATGCTAGATGTAATAAATTAATGGATTATTGTAAGTTAAACCATCCGGAAGTATATGACGTAAATGGAAGAAAGGTAAGGTGTTTCCTTTATGGAAATAATAAGGATAAATAA
- a CDS encoding PIG-L deacetylase family protein — protein sequence MKILYVSAHPDDECDNAGGTLAKLSKHNDIYIIYFTDGRLGSPYPEERGDKLALIRKKEAMEGLKVLGIDPNKAYFLEYPDGELSKFISDAVKKTIPILQNISPNVVFYPSTFEAHPDHWAAGKIMKEAIHEARIQADQLSYLNWEPKISRNLKITLRYLEWKISMKKAIYVNIEEFMDVKFEATKKHESQIKYFDDQYMEKFFKSKYERFYVEKSYSNLKEIIS from the coding sequence ATGAAGATTCTTTACGTATCTGCCCATCCTGATGACGAATGTGATAATGCTGGTGGAACATTAGCTAAATTATCTAAACATAATGATATTTACATAATTTATTTTACTGATGGAAGATTAGGTTCGCCATATCCTGAAGAAAGAGGAGATAAATTAGCATTAATAAGAAAGAAAGAAGCTATGGAAGGATTGAAAGTTCTTGGTATAGATCCTAATAAGGCATATTTTTTAGAATATCCTGATGGAGAACTAAGTAAGTTTATTTCTGATGCAGTTAAGAAGACTATTCCAATCCTCCAGAACATCTCACCAAACGTTGTTTTTTATCCTTCAACTTTTGAAGCACATCCAGATCATTGGGCTGCAGGAAAGATAATGAAGGAAGCTATACATGAAGCAAGAATTCAAGCAGATCAGTTATCATATTTAAATTGGGAACCTAAGATTTCTAGAAATCTTAAAATAACATTAAGGTACTTAGAATGGAAAATCTCCATGAAAAAGGCAATTTATGTGAATATTGAGGAATTTATGGATGTGAAGTTTGAAGCAACAAAGAAACATGAATCACAAATAAAATATTTTGACGATCAGTATATGGAAAAATTCTTCAAATCTAAATATGAGAGATTTTATGTGGAAAAAAGTTATTCTAATCTTAAAGAAATTATCTCATAG
- a CDS encoding alpha-mannosidase, protein MRKENEIFSRISYILANSFYDIKYLNWVNNNGYVIDLETNEPRHLIVIDYQGSALVKINSKPYYALDGYHNTFPLPLGKIKIEAIFSPYKAFGDKVQIDPGKPAIFKRNSSAYLLWSYANATLQLAKNSQGYLREKLLTILTEALSLSPFVSVSRDQLFLASKYWKEFPNYLLEFSQEMKYEEYTGNYDNALRYLREKLSELRETFGKAGIVQGIAHAHTDTAWLWNFDETRRKIARTFSTVISLMSKYDFHFMQSMAIYYEWIKEDYPELFEKIKEKVNEGKWILGAGWVEFDANLPSGESLSRQLLYSQEFYLQNFGKMSEILWLPDTFGFSGQLPQIMKLSGIKMFATHKVFWNDTNKFPYSLFNWIGIDGTSINAVAFGNGKGGYNSDFSVDSVIDQWNNWKDKDQPMLYSYGYGDGGGGPTEDMLNEAKAIDELPSVPRIKLDGIPQYESENSWNGELYLETHRGVYTSHSKMKYLHRKAEVALRDAEIWSTISGKYDQKIKSLWKILLKDEFHDVLPGSAINEVYKTVYPELENIIQESDKISLDSLKKIAGEGEKTMIFNSLSWEREDYAIINEEVNGSQKIDEGYLIMVKVPSLGFTEYKESPVSPVSINGLTMENEYLRIQLTPEGSVVSIYDKETGREVLRSPSKLIFYENIPGWADAWDIESSYKDTYFEINAEKYEIREKGPLRACIRFYYKFRNSEIIQDVYLYAKSRRIDFKTTTKMIDRELLLKSWFFFDLNSNEAVFEIPYGIIKRQTNKNTSWEKAKFEVPMEKWLDISEDNYGVALLNDGKYGVSVEGSNVGLSIARSPMYPDYATDLETNTFTYSIYPHKGNWKEAEVFKRAYELNYPLRSIKGKGGEKSFLKLSPQNLILEAIKEAEDGRGIIIRLYNVENSRGRGEIELWYSPKKVSLTNILENENNKELETNNNKIQLNYKNYEIISLRLE, encoded by the coding sequence ATGAGAAAAGAAAACGAGATTTTCTCGAGAATCTCATATATTTTGGCGAATTCTTTTTATGATATAAAATATCTAAACTGGGTAAATAATAACGGATATGTTATAGATCTAGAAACTAATGAACCAAGACATTTAATTGTTATTGACTATCAAGGATCTGCATTGGTGAAAATAAATTCCAAACCGTATTATGCTTTGGACGGTTACCATAATACTTTTCCTTTACCATTAGGTAAAATAAAAATAGAGGCTATATTTTCTCCATACAAGGCGTTTGGTGATAAGGTTCAGATAGATCCAGGAAAACCTGCTATCTTTAAAAGAAACTCTTCAGCATATTTATTATGGAGTTACGCTAACGCTACTCTTCAATTAGCTAAAAATTCTCAAGGATATTTAAGGGAAAAATTATTAACAATTCTTACAGAGGCACTGTCTTTATCTCCTTTTGTTTCAGTATCTAGAGACCAATTATTTCTAGCGTCCAAATACTGGAAAGAATTTCCTAATTATTTATTAGAATTTTCACAAGAAATGAAATACGAAGAATACACAGGAAATTACGATAACGCATTAAGATATTTAAGGGAAAAATTATCGGAACTGAGAGAAACCTTTGGAAAGGCTGGAATAGTTCAAGGTATTGCTCATGCTCATACTGATACTGCTTGGCTATGGAATTTCGATGAAACTAGGAGGAAAATAGCTAGAACATTTTCTACTGTAATTAGCTTAATGTCGAAGTACGATTTTCATTTTATGCAAAGCATGGCAATATATTATGAATGGATAAAGGAGGACTATCCAGAACTCTTCGAAAAAATAAAGGAAAAGGTAAATGAGGGTAAGTGGATTTTAGGTGCAGGTTGGGTGGAGTTTGACGCAAATTTACCTTCTGGAGAATCATTGTCAAGGCAATTGCTCTACTCTCAGGAATTTTACCTACAGAATTTTGGTAAAATGTCTGAAATATTATGGTTACCTGACACTTTCGGATTTTCTGGTCAGCTTCCTCAAATAATGAAATTATCAGGAATAAAGATGTTTGCGACCCATAAAGTTTTTTGGAACGACACTAACAAGTTCCCTTATTCCTTGTTTAATTGGATAGGAATTGACGGAACGTCAATAAATGCCGTAGCTTTTGGTAATGGAAAAGGAGGATATAACTCAGATTTTAGCGTGGATAGTGTAATAGATCAATGGAATAACTGGAAAGATAAGGATCAACCTATGCTTTATTCTTACGGCTATGGAGACGGAGGTGGAGGACCAACTGAAGATATGTTAAACGAAGCAAAAGCTATAGACGAATTACCTTCAGTACCTAGAATTAAACTAGACGGTATTCCACAATATGAATCTGAAAATTCATGGAATGGAGAACTTTACCTTGAAACGCATAGAGGAGTTTACACTTCGCATTCTAAGATGAAATATCTTCATAGAAAGGCAGAAGTTGCTTTAAGAGATGCAGAAATATGGTCTACAATTTCTGGGAAATATGATCAGAAAATCAAATCGTTATGGAAAATACTATTAAAGGATGAGTTTCATGATGTTTTACCTGGCTCTGCTATAAATGAAGTCTACAAGACTGTTTACCCAGAATTGGAGAATATTATTCAAGAAAGTGATAAAATTTCCTTAGATTCTCTTAAGAAAATTGCAGGAGAAGGAGAAAAAACAATGATATTTAATTCCTTGTCGTGGGAAAGAGAAGATTATGCAATAATAAATGAAGAAGTTAACGGGTCCCAAAAGATTGATGAAGGATATTTGATAATGGTAAAGGTACCTTCATTAGGATTTACTGAATATAAAGAATCTCCAGTATCTCCAGTGTCTATTAATGGTCTAACAATGGAAAACGAGTATTTAAGAATACAACTTACTCCAGAAGGTTCAGTAGTTTCAATTTATGATAAGGAAACAGGAAGAGAAGTTTTACGATCTCCTTCAAAATTAATATTCTATGAAAACATACCAGGCTGGGCCGATGCGTGGGATATAGAGTCATCATATAAGGATACTTACTTTGAAATTAATGCTGAAAAATATGAAATAAGGGAAAAAGGTCCCTTGAGGGCTTGCATTAGATTTTACTATAAATTCAGAAACTCCGAAATAATTCAAGATGTATATTTATATGCAAAAAGTAGAAGAATAGATTTCAAGACGACTACGAAAATGATAGATAGAGAACTACTGTTGAAATCTTGGTTCTTCTTCGATCTAAATTCAAACGAAGCAGTCTTTGAAATACCTTATGGAATTATAAAAAGACAAACTAACAAGAACACCAGTTGGGAAAAAGCTAAATTTGAGGTACCAATGGAAAAGTGGCTAGATATTTCTGAAGATAATTACGGTGTGGCTTTACTTAACGATGGGAAATACGGTGTATCTGTAGAAGGAAGTAATGTAGGTCTTTCAATAGCTAGATCGCCTATGTATCCAGATTATGCTACAGATTTAGAGACTAATACATTCACTTATTCAATATATCCGCATAAAGGAAACTGGAAGGAAGCAGAAGTTTTCAAAAGAGCTTATGAGCTTAACTATCCATTAAGATCTATTAAAGGGAAAGGAGGGGAAAAGAGTTTTCTGAAGCTATCTCCTCAGAATCTAATTCTAGAAGCAATTAAGGAGGCAGAGGACGGAAGAGGCATCATAATAAGGCTTTATAACGTAGAAAATAGCAGGGGAAGAGGAGAAATAGAATTATGGTATTCGCCTAAGAAAGTATCTTTAACCAATATCTTAGAAAACGAAAACAATAAGGAACTAGAGACTAACAATAATAAAATCCAGTTAAATTATAAGAACTATGAGATAATTTCTTTAAGATTAGAATAA
- a CDS encoding ABC transporter permease: MRLLDYLKLVWRNKKGRVGLLITIFYVLLGTIGPLVVPKPVIVNINPSMIFRPPMLNPYYILGTGPIGDSILGDIVWGAPFILEVSFLAGLFTTLIGIAVGMIAGYKGGILDNLLMSVNDIVMTMPSLILILIIATSLRTSNPFILAAILSISGWTGLARAIRSQILLMKNLPYVEVARTLGLGSLHIIFREIMPTVASYIAIHFIFNVENALYAAIGLYFLGVLPVSQYNWGVMINEALQDGAIYGNSAIWFLLWPSLFVVMFMTGLIMLSYGIDEISNPRLRRV; this comes from the coding sequence ATGAGGCTTCTTGATTACCTAAAGCTTGTATGGAGAAATAAGAAGGGCAGAGTAGGTCTATTAATCACAATATTCTACGTTCTTTTAGGAACAATAGGTCCATTAGTTGTTCCTAAGCCTGTCATAGTTAATATAAATCCTAGCATGATATTTAGACCTCCCATGTTGAACCCTTACTATATCCTAGGTACTGGGCCAATTGGTGACAGTATTCTAGGAGATATAGTTTGGGGAGCTCCATTCATTCTAGAGGTAAGCTTTCTAGCTGGATTATTCACAACTTTGATAGGAATAGCTGTAGGAATGATAGCTGGATACAAAGGTGGTATACTCGATAATTTACTCATGTCAGTTAACGATATAGTAATGACAATGCCAAGTCTAATATTAATATTAATTATTGCAACTTCTTTAAGGACGTCAAATCCATTTATATTAGCTGCCATATTGAGTATTAGCGGATGGACAGGATTAGCTAGAGCTATTAGATCTCAAATACTTTTAATGAAAAACCTTCCTTACGTCGAAGTAGCTAGAACTCTAGGATTAGGAAGTCTACATATAATCTTTAGGGAAATAATGCCTACAGTAGCTTCCTATATAGCAATACATTTTATTTTTAATGTGGAAAACGCACTTTATGCAGCAATAGGATTATATTTCTTAGGAGTACTACCGGTTAGCCAATATAACTGGGGAGTTATGATTAACGAAGCGTTACAAGATGGAGCAATTTACGGCAATTCTGCAATTTGGTTCCTATTATGGCCTTCTCTGTTTGTTGTCATGTTTATGACAGGATTAATAATGTTAAGTTATGGTATAGACGAAATATCAAATCCGAGATTAAGGAGGGTCTAA
- the malA gene encoding alpha-glucosidase MalA: protein MQISIEEKDGIYKVKVNEPFPPVDYGFKGRESSKRISDFSLEIKEEDYIVIEKPLELKEHILGLGEKAVELDRKRKRYIMYNVDPGAYQKFQDPLYINIPFMISVYEGKAIGYFVNSASKLIFDIGFEDYGKVRIKVPEKSFEFYVIEGPTLEKVLERYSELTGKPYLPPYWAFGYMISRYTYYPQEKIIELLDLMKKEGFKVTGVFLDIDFMDSFKLFTWHKERFHDPKKFLEEAHARDVKVITIVDHSVRADQSYNVFTSGIGKFCETSKGELFVGKLWPGNSVYPDFFREETREWWSNLINEWVSQGIDGIWLDMNEPTDFSKVFEINDIFKDTPIKVKDDRFYTTFPDDVIHYLNGKKVKHSMVRNAYPYYQAMATSTGLQKAGKSFVLSRSGYAGIQKYAGVWTGDSTSSWDQLKLQIQMVLGISISGIPYVGIDIGGFQGRGLKEIDNSPEMLMRQFQLALFFPFYRTHKATDGIDTEPIFLPSYYKEKVKEAIDTRYRFLPYLYYLAKEAHETGHPIVRPLFYEFTEDEDTFRIDDEYMVGKSILFAPIVSQTEKRKVYLPKGKWLDYWTGEIVEGWIDSSTDLPIYIREGSIIPLSEGDMIVYGNGKIDYDDTAIQSNGDITFSKPFFIRNLTVVSSASKVIVDGKEFSFSKKGKSIIINVNKEVKEIKMM, encoded by the coding sequence ATGCAGATAAGCATAGAAGAAAAAGACGGTATTTATAAGGTAAAAGTTAATGAACCTTTTCCTCCAGTAGATTACGGATTTAAGGGAAGAGAGTCAAGTAAAAGAATCTCAGATTTTTCCTTAGAAATAAAGGAGGAAGACTACATAGTCATAGAAAAACCTTTGGAATTGAAAGAACACATATTAGGATTAGGTGAAAAGGCAGTAGAACTTGATAGGAAGAGAAAGAGGTATATCATGTATAATGTTGATCCTGGAGCGTATCAGAAGTTCCAAGATCCACTTTATATTAATATTCCTTTTATGATATCGGTTTATGAAGGAAAAGCTATTGGCTATTTCGTAAATTCTGCTTCTAAGCTTATTTTTGATATAGGTTTTGAGGATTACGGTAAAGTAAGGATAAAAGTTCCCGAAAAATCCTTCGAATTTTACGTAATTGAAGGACCTACTTTGGAAAAAGTCTTAGAAAGATATTCTGAACTTACCGGTAAACCTTATCTTCCACCTTACTGGGCTTTTGGATACATGATTTCAAGATATACTTACTATCCTCAGGAAAAAATAATAGAGCTTTTAGATCTAATGAAAAAAGAAGGTTTTAAGGTAACAGGAGTTTTCCTCGATATAGATTTCATGGATTCCTTTAAATTATTTACATGGCATAAAGAGAGATTTCATGACCCTAAGAAATTTTTGGAAGAAGCGCATGCTAGAGACGTTAAGGTGATTACAATAGTTGATCATAGCGTTAGAGCAGATCAGAGCTACAACGTATTTACTTCCGGTATAGGAAAATTCTGTGAAACTTCTAAGGGAGAGTTATTTGTAGGAAAGTTATGGCCAGGGAATTCAGTTTATCCAGATTTCTTTAGGGAAGAAACTAGAGAATGGTGGAGCAATTTAATAAATGAATGGGTATCGCAAGGTATTGATGGTATTTGGTTAGATATGAATGAACCAACAGACTTCTCTAAAGTATTTGAAATAAATGATATCTTTAAAGATACTCCAATAAAAGTTAAGGACGACAGATTTTATACAACTTTCCCTGATGACGTAATACACTATTTAAACGGCAAGAAAGTTAAACATTCTATGGTTAGAAATGCTTATCCTTACTATCAGGCTATGGCAACTTCTACAGGTTTACAAAAGGCTGGAAAATCTTTTGTATTAAGCAGATCTGGTTATGCTGGAATTCAAAAATACGCCGGAGTATGGACTGGAGATAGTACTTCTTCGTGGGATCAATTGAAGTTACAGATACAGATGGTTCTTGGTATTTCTATCTCAGGAATCCCATATGTAGGAATAGACATAGGAGGATTTCAAGGTAGAGGGTTAAAGGAAATAGATAATTCTCCCGAAATGCTTATGAGACAATTCCAGCTGGCTCTATTCTTCCCATTTTATAGAACACATAAGGCTACAGATGGAATAGATACTGAACCAATATTCTTACCGTCCTACTATAAGGAAAAAGTCAAGGAAGCCATTGATACAAGATATAGGTTCCTTCCTTACCTTTATTATTTAGCTAAAGAAGCTCACGAAACTGGACACCCAATAGTGAGACCACTATTTTACGAATTTACTGAAGACGAAGATACATTTAGAATAGACGACGAATACATGGTAGGCAAATCCATTCTTTTTGCGCCAATAGTTTCACAAACTGAAAAAAGAAAAGTATACTTACCTAAAGGTAAGTGGTTAGACTACTGGACAGGAGAAATTGTTGAAGGCTGGATAGATTCTTCAACAGATCTTCCTATATATATTAGAGAAGGGTCAATAATACCACTTTCAGAGGGAGATATGATAGTTTACGGAAATGGAAAAATAGATTATGATGATACAGCCATTCAGAGTAACGGAGATATAACTTTCTCTAAGCCTTTCTTTATTAGAAACCTCACAGTAGTATCTTCAGCATCTAAGGTTATAGTAGACGGTAAGGAATTCTCATTCTCTAAAAAAGGAAAAAGTATAATAATCAATGTAAATAAGGAAGTAAAAGAAATAAAGATGATGTAA
- a CDS encoding ABC transporter ATP-binding protein, giving the protein MEIIRINNLSVKFTQGSFTRRVIYALRDVNLGIDDRETVTIIGESGAGKTTLARVLIALEKPTSGVYLYKGKNVWKDRKTKKILREEIQYIYQDPISSLNPSKTIGESLSYPIKKHLKLKGEKLHAKISELLNSVGLDNSVINRYPNQLSGGQLQRINIARAISVNPKVLIADEPVTMLDASYRIGIIDLLVNLKNERNMTLIMITHDLAIAKYLDYKAGGVKSFVFYGGRLIEEGYINEIIKNPLHPYSKFLVSSYIDINNEGENMEFLKYKEEGIAKEGCPFSLRCPYVMEKCKKDFPRYTLDGDRKVACYLYGG; this is encoded by the coding sequence ATGGAAATAATAAGGATAAATAATTTAAGCGTAAAATTTACCCAAGGTAGTTTTACTAGAAGAGTTATTTACGCCTTAAGAGACGTTAACCTTGGAATAGACGATAGAGAAACAGTAACTATTATAGGTGAGAGCGGTGCAGGGAAAACAACTTTAGCCAGAGTTTTGATAGCCCTTGAGAAACCAACTTCTGGAGTATATCTTTATAAAGGAAAAAATGTATGGAAAGATAGAAAAACTAAAAAAATTCTAAGGGAAGAAATCCAGTATATTTATCAAGATCCTATAAGTTCTTTGAATCCTTCTAAAACAATAGGAGAATCTCTTTCATATCCTATAAAGAAACATCTTAAATTGAAGGGAGAAAAATTACATGCTAAGATTTCTGAATTGCTCAATTCAGTAGGTTTAGATAATTCGGTTATTAATAGATATCCTAATCAATTATCTGGAGGTCAGTTACAAAGAATAAATATAGCTAGAGCCATCTCAGTTAATCCGAAAGTTTTGATAGCCGACGAACCCGTGACAATGCTTGACGCTTCATATAGAATAGGAATTATAGATTTATTAGTTAATTTAAAGAACGAAAGAAATATGACATTAATAATGATAACTCACGATCTAGCTATAGCAAAATATTTAGATTATAAAGCAGGGGGGGTTAAGAGTTTCGTATTTTATGGTGGTAGGCTGATAGAAGAAGGATACATTAATGAAATAATAAAGAATCCTTTACATCCTTATTCAAAGTTTCTTGTAAGCTCTTACATAGATATAAACAACGAAGGAGAAAATATGGAGTTCCTAAAATATAAGGAAGAAGGAATAGCTAAAGAAGGGTGTCCATTCAGTTTAAGATGTCCATATGTAATGGAAAAGTGCAAAAAAGATTTTCCTAGATATACTCTAGATGGCGATAGAAAAGTAGCTTGTTATCTTTACGGTGGATAA
- a CDS encoding GH116 family glycosyl hydrolase, whose translation MVTYTSDQGIGSGVPLGGIGAGKIEIDNKGKMVNLTIANNWTFPIKEMLGFHIFIKPDDSEPFFLQKELRFLSLNKLATNLTYEGKYPFVRISGGKVNAVMEAFSPIIPSDVLDSSLPSIGISIKVKGSSSGTIAVSISNICGLNKIGRYNERVKGGIRTKNSRSNEYDPYNGEMSLISLSPSKIITQYNFHVNRGLEKTLNLHRLIENEAPWDALLNDKDYPSDDGESQGSYYLPAGLISNRYDKGEELKFVLSWYFNKPWVYYPYRHYYANYFSSSLEVANYFLDNFDILRKKTFEWQENLIDPSLPEWLKDAVINSTYILSSSTWLDEKGRFSIYEAPEIGPMLGTIGGVVYETGSLPIILMFPELEKSFLKMISLSIREDGYVPHDLGTYSLDSPSDGTTAPPKWKDTNTTFILLVYRYYIRTKDKDFLMEMYPTVLKAMEWIIKQDKDNDGLPDLDGSCDTGYDCVPMEGTSSYTSSLYIASLISMIEISQILGDSKNSERMRLLLQKAKDSFNRLFDGKKFIAWTGKPQHNNASFAAQIFGEWWSLILGIEDITDKDKIISSLDTIYRVNGNSSKYCTPNMAREDGGPVDIDSQLTSSWPRLVFSLSALAYSLGKKEWLSLAKKEWDNLVNQGLTWNHPSIIHGEDGKPDKPFLDHYAGSAALWSFTYKYTLEHLSDKK comes from the coding sequence ATGGTAACCTATACTTCAGATCAGGGAATAGGCTCCGGAGTTCCTCTAGGAGGAATAGGAGCGGGTAAAATAGAGATTGATAATAAAGGCAAAATGGTAAATTTAACAATAGCAAATAATTGGACATTTCCGATAAAGGAAATGTTGGGATTTCATATATTCATAAAGCCTGACGATTCTGAACCTTTTTTTCTTCAAAAAGAATTAAGATTTCTTAGTTTAAATAAATTAGCTACTAACTTAACGTATGAAGGAAAATACCCTTTTGTAAGAATAAGTGGTGGAAAAGTTAATGCGGTTATGGAAGCATTTTCGCCAATAATTCCTTCGGATGTTTTAGACTCTTCATTACCTTCTATAGGAATCTCGATTAAAGTTAAAGGAAGTAGTAGTGGAACAATAGCAGTTTCAATTTCTAACATTTGTGGTCTAAATAAAATAGGGAGATATAATGAGAGAGTTAAGGGAGGGATAAGAACAAAAAATTCGAGAAGTAATGAATACGACCCATATAATGGAGAAATGTCCTTAATTTCTCTTTCGCCTAGTAAAATAATAACGCAATATAATTTTCATGTAAATAGAGGATTGGAAAAGACTCTAAATCTTCATAGGTTAATAGAAAATGAGGCACCGTGGGACGCTTTACTTAATGATAAGGATTATCCTTCAGATGATGGAGAATCTCAAGGGTCTTATTATTTACCAGCAGGATTAATCTCAAACAGATATGATAAAGGAGAAGAATTAAAATTCGTATTATCTTGGTATTTTAATAAACCTTGGGTTTACTATCCTTATAGACATTATTATGCTAATTATTTCTCAAGTTCTCTAGAGGTCGCTAATTATTTCTTAGATAATTTCGATATTCTCAGGAAGAAAACCTTTGAATGGCAGGAAAATCTTATTGACCCAAGTTTACCAGAATGGCTAAAAGATGCCGTGATAAACAGTACTTACATATTATCGTCTAGCACGTGGTTAGACGAAAAAGGAAGATTCTCAATATATGAGGCTCCAGAGATAGGTCCTATGTTAGGTACAATAGGTGGAGTAGTTTATGAGACTGGATCTTTGCCTATAATTTTAATGTTTCCAGAGCTAGAGAAGTCTTTCCTTAAAATGATTTCTCTAAGCATAAGAGAAGACGGATATGTACCACATGATTTAGGTACTTACTCTTTGGATTCTCCCTCAGATGGGACTACTGCTCCTCCTAAATGGAAGGATACTAATACGACGTTTATTCTTCTTGTTTATAGATATTACATAAGGACTAAGGATAAGGATTTCCTTATGGAAATGTATCCTACAGTCTTGAAAGCTATGGAGTGGATAATAAAGCAGGATAAGGACAATGATGGATTGCCAGACCTAGACGGATCTTGTGATACAGGCTATGATTGTGTGCCAATGGAAGGTACTTCGAGTTATACTTCTTCATTATATATAGCATCTTTAATCTCTATGATCGAAATTTCCCAAATTTTAGGAGACTCAAAAAATAGCGAGAGAATGAGATTATTGCTTCAAAAAGCTAAGGATTCCTTTAATAGACTATTTGATGGGAAAAAATTCATAGCATGGACCGGAAAGCCTCAGCACAATAATGCGTCATTTGCAGCTCAGATATTCGGAGAGTGGTGGTCCCTCATTCTTGGGATAGAAGATATAACAGATAAAGATAAGATAATTTCTTCCTTAGATACTATATATAGAGTTAATGGGAATTCTTCAAAATATTGTACACCCAATATGGCAAGAGAAGATGGCGGTCCAGTTGATATAGATAGTCAATTAACTTCATCTTGGCCCAGACTTGTTTTCAGCCTATCAGCCTTAGCTTACTCTTTAGGTAAGAAAGAGTGGTTAAGTCTAGCAAAAAAGGAATGGGATAATTTAGTTAATCAAGGCTTAACGTGGAATCATCCTTCCATAATTCATGGAGAAGACGGTAAACCAGATAAACCTTTCTTGGATCATTATGCAGGAAGCGCAGCATTGTGGAGTTTCACATATAAATATACATTAGAACATTTAAGTGATAAAAAATGA